The following nucleotide sequence is from Streptomyces brevispora.
ACGGCGAGAAGACCACCAGCTACAAGGGCAAGAGCGGGGTCAGCCTTTCCGGCGCCTTCAACCGCGCCGCCTACGCGGTGGCGTTCAGCGAACCGCAGATCCTGTACTCGGGAGCCATCGGCGAGGGCTCGCGGATTCTGTACAACCGCACGCCCAAGGAACGCGTCGAGGCGGTCGCCCCGTGGCTGACCATCGACGGCGACGCCTACCCGGCCGTGGTCAACGGCCGCATCCAGTGGGTCGTCGACGCGTACACCACGACCAACGGCTACCCGTACGCCTCGCGCACGACGCTGGGTGACACCACGGCCGACTCGCTGACCACCAACCAGCGCGCGGTCGTCGCCCAGCAGAACCAGGTCAACTACATCCGTAACTCGGTGAAGGCCACCGTCGACGCGTACGACGGCAACGTCAAGCTGTACGAGTGGGACACCGAGGACCCGGTTCTCAAGACCTGGCGCAAGGCGTTCCCGGGGACCGTGAAGTCCAAGGCGGACATCCCGCAGGAACTCATGGACCACCTGCGGTACCCGCAGGACCTGTTCAAGGTGCAGCGCGAGCTGCTCACCCGCTACCACGTGACGAACCCCGCCCAGTTCTACAGCGGCAGTGACGCGTGGCAGGTCCCGGACGACCCGACCAACAAGGAGTCCGGTGCCGTCCCGCCGTACTACCTGAGCATAAAGATGCCGGACCAGGCGGCTCAGAAGTTCTCGCTGACGACGACGTTCACCCCCAAGGGGCGGCCCGACCTGGGGGCGTTCATGGCGGTGGACGCCGATGCGTCCAGCAAGGACTACGGCACGATCAGACTGCTGAGAGTCACCACCACGGTGAAGGGCCCGGGTCAGGTTCAGAGTGAGCTCAACGGCAACGACGACGTCGCCGAGTTCGTGAGAAACCTCAAGGGCACCGACTCCGACATCGAGTACGGCAACCTGCTGACCGTGCCGCTCGAAGGGGGCTTCCTCTACATCGAGCCGGTGTACACGCGCGGTGGCACGCAGAACTATCCGCTGCTGCGCAAGGTCGCCGCCTCGTACGGGTCGAAGATCGTCTTCGAGAACAGCCTCGGTGAGGCGCTCAACGCGGTCTTCGGGGTGGACGGCTCCGATACGAGTCAGCCGCCGGCCGAGACCACGCGGCCACCGGGTGACACCACGGAGCCGCCGGCCACCGGCGACGCCGCGCTGAAGAAGGCGATCGCCGACGCGCAGAGGGCCTACACGGAAGGTGAGGCGGCCCTGAGGAAGCAGGACTGGGCCGCCTACGGCAAGGCCCAGACGGATCTGCAGGACGCGTTGCAGCGGGCAGCGGCCGCGCAGCCCAAGTCCGGCAGTCCCAGCAAGACGGACAAGAGTGCCGCAAGTGCCGACAGCGGTGGCTGAGTAACTCGGTAAAGCTTCACCTTCGCGCCGTGGTACGGTTTGAACACAACGGCGCGGGGTGGAGCAGCTCGGTAGCTCGCTGGGCTCATAACCCAGAGGTCGCAGGTTCAAATCCTGTCCCCGCTACTGCAAGACGAAGGCCCGGATTCTTTCGAGGATCCGGGCCTTCGTCGTGCCGCCGTGACTTTTCTCTGCGCGGGGCGTGAACTGCACTTCATGGGGCACGAGTTGAGTTCGAGCGCGTTTGACTTGTCTCTCTGTGGGCATGTCGACAAAACGCTGAAGTGACCTCACTGTCCGCGATATACCAGGTGTACGCGGGTTACAGGTGGTGCGACGATGGTATTTATGGGGGACAGGGCAACTCTGTTGGAGACAGGGCGGTTTGCGCAACGTCACACCCATCCTGCGGAAAACGCGATGGATGTGGCATTTGCCGCCGCCGCGGGGTACAACGACTACATCGAGACCGCCGAGACTGCGGAGTGTGCCGCGAGCGTCGAAAGTGCAGAGACCGCAGAGTCCGCGGACGGCGTGGAGAACGCCGAGGGCGCGGAGACCGCAGAGAGTGCGGACAACGCCGAGAGCGAGGCGCGCCATCGTCGTGCCGCCGACGCCGGGGACACCGCGTCGATGAGCGTGCTCGGCGCGTTGCTGCTGCGCCGGGGCGACCTGGTGGGCGCCGAGTCCTACCTGCGCGCGGCCACTGCCGACGGCGACCGTGCCGCGGCCAACAACCTCGGCGTCCTCCTGCACCAGCGCGGCTACCCGGACGAGGCGGCCGACTGGTGGCGGACCGCGGCCGTGGCCGGCTCCGCCGCCGCCGCGCACGCCCTGGGACGCCACTACCGCGAGCGTGGCGACGAGCCCGGCGCCGAGTACTGGCTGCGCCAGTCCGCGGAGCAGGGCCACGCGCTGGGCGCGTACGCCCTCGCGGACCTGCTGGAACACCGCAGCGACGTCGGCGCCGAGCGCTGGCTGCGTGCCGCGGCCGAGCAGGGGCACCGCGAAGCCGCGTACCGGCTGGCGCGGATGCTGGAGCGCAACGCGGCGGACGCCGCGCACGACGCGTTCGGCAGCCCCGGACTGGGCCCCCGCACCGGAACGGACAGCGGGGCGGACACCGGCCGGCGCCGTGTGGCCGTGCGCAGGGACGACGGCCCGGTCGCCGGACCCGCGGCGGGCCGGGTCGGTGAGGCCGAGCAGTGGTACCGGCAGGCCGCCGCGCGTGGCCATCGGCGTGCCGCCCTGCACCTCGGCGCCATCCTGGAACAGCGCGGCGAGCTCAAGGAGGCCGGCCGCTGGTACCTCATCTCCGCCAAGGCGGGCGAGGCGCGTGCCGCGTGCGCGCTCGGCTTCCTGCTCCGTGACGCGGGCGACCGCGAGAGCGCGGCCGTGTGGTGGCTGCGCGCCGCCCAGGACGGCGACGGCAACGCCGCCAACGCGCTCGGTGCGCTGCACGCGGCCCGGGGGGAGCAGCAGACCGCCGAGCGCTGGTACCGCGCCGCCATGGACGCCGGTGACGTCAACGGCGCGTACAACCTGGGGCTGCTCTGCGCGGCCCAGGACCGTACGGCGCAAGCCGAGCAGTGGTACCGGCGCGCCGCCTACGCCGGGCATCGGGAGGCCGCCAACGCGCTGGCCGTGCTCCTGCTGCAGTCGGGCGACGCGACCGGAGCGGAGCCCTGGTTCTCCAAGGCGGCCGAGGCGGGCAGCGTCGATGCCGCCTTCAACCTCGGCATCCTGCACGCCGGGCGGGACGAGGACCGGGCGGCGCTGCTCTGGTACGAGCGTGCCGCGGCGGCCGGTCACACCGAGGCCGCGCTCCAGGTCGGCATGGCGCTGCTGCACCACGGCGAGGAGCGGGAGGCCGAGCGGCATCTGCGCTGCGCCGCCGGTGGTGGCAGCGCGGAAGCGGCCTTCCGGCTGGCCGGGGTGCTGGACTCGCGGCAGCCGCCGCCGGGACCGCCCGCCCTGGGCGAGGCGATGCCGGAGAAGACCGAGTGCGAGGAGTGGTACGAGCGTGCGGCCGAGCAGGGCCACCGCCGGGCCCAGGTGCGCGTCGGGATGCTCGCCGCGGCCCGCGGCGACGTGGAGAGCGCCGGGCGCTGGTACCGGGAGGCGGCCGAGGCGGGCAGCCGCAACGGGGCCTTCAACCTCGGTCTGCTGCTCGCCCGCGAGGGCAGTGAGCGTGAGGCCGCGCTGTGGTGGAGCCGCGCCGCGAACGAAGGGCACGGGCGGGCGGCCCTGCGCCTCGCCCTGCTGGCCGCGCGCCGCGGTGAGCTGGCCGAGGGGCAGCGGTGGTGTGCGCGGGCGGTCGAACTGGGGCCGGCGGAGGTTTCGGAGCGGGCTGCGCGGTTGCGCGAGGCGCTGCATCAGGAGCTGACCGCGTAGCGGGTGCGGGGTGCGGTGCCGGGTGGGCGAGTCGGGGCGGGTGTTCGGGGGTGCGGTGCCTTCGGCCCCGCTTTGTCCTCAATCGCCGGACGGGCTTGATGTGGCCGGAGTCCTCGGTTGCCGGACGGGCTTGGTGAGGCCGGAGTCCTCGGTTGCTGGACGGGTCTGACGTGGACTGCGTCCTCAGTCGCCGGACCGGCCTGATGCGACAGTCATGGTCCATGGCCTTCGGGGCTCGTTCCTGGAGGGGCTGGGAAGTGATTTGCGCTGGTCCGGAGGGGTGACGTACTGTGGGGATCACAACGACGCGGGGTGGAGCAGCTCGGTAGCTCGCTGGGCTCATAACCCAGAGGTCGCAGGTTCAAATCCTGTCCCCGCTACTGAAGACAGAGGGCCGGATCCTTAAAGGATCCGGCCCTCTGTGCATGCACCGCACGAGGCTGCCCCGCTCAGAGCTTGTGACCCACGGCTTCGCCGTACATCGCACGGTCCACGGCCTTCTCCTCCGGCACCGGCGTGCCCGTCGAGACTCCCGAATCGGCGTACGCCTTCTGCAGCCGGTCCGTGGTGCCCTTCCGGATCTCCCAGTCCATCCGCATCGACGGCGTCGGCCGCAGGGTGGCCTCGTCGGTCGATGAGGACGCCAGGGGTGATGCGGATGGGGATGTGGATGGGGATGCGGGGGGTGGCGGTGATGGGGATGGGGGGCGGGTGCGGGTCTCCCACGGGTCTCTCCTCGTACGCAATCGAGGTGCGGAGCCGCCGCGGGGCGGCGGTGATCGCCGATGACGATATGGCGACCCGTCAGATTCGAGAAGGGGGTGCGCGGGGCGGGTGTGAAGGGGGCGCGCGGGACGGGCGCCGGGGCGGTGGGTTCAGCCTTGGCCGGACGGTGGGCCGGACGGTGGGCCGGACCGGTGTCCGGGCCGGGACCCGCGGTTCCGTGCACACGGAGAACGCCCCGCACCGGACCTCCGGTGCAGGGCGTGGGGTGTGGGGCAGGGGGTGTCGGGGTTCAGGCGGCCGCGGCGCAGTTCGGGCAGATGCCGCGGTACGTCATCTCGACGCCGGAGATCGTGAAGCCGAAGCGCTCGCCGTCCGGCAGGTCCGCCAGCGGGTCGCCCGCCGGGTGTACGTCGCGGATGGCGCCGCACGTCGCGCAGACCAGGTGGTGGTGGGGGCGGTGCGCGTTCGGGTCGTACCGCTTGGCCCGGCGGTCGGTGGAGACCTCGATGACCTCGCCCAGCGTCACCATCTCGCCCAGCGTGTTGTAGACGGTGGCGCGGGAGATCTCGGGCAGCTTGGCGACGGCCCGCGCGTGGACCTCGTCGGCCGTCAGGTGTACATGGTCCCCGTCGAGCACCTCGGCCACGACGCGCCGCTGCGCAGTCATGCGCCAGCCGCGTCCACGGAGTCGTTCCAGCAGGTCACTCATGAGGACAAGCCTAACAGTGGAGTGGCCGTGTTCCGAACTGGTGTGACTTTGGATGACTGCTTGACTTGGACTAAGTCCATTGTAGGATCGGAAACGGCGTAGGCCAAGGGACAGGCTGTGCACGCCATGACGACATGACGAATGTGCAGGAATGACGCAGGAGGCGCACGTGACGCAGGGACCGCTCACCACGGAGGCCGGAGCACCGGTCGCCGACAACCAGAACAGCCAGACCGCTGGCGTCGGCGGTCCGGTGCTGGTGCAGGACCAGTTGCTGATGGAGAAGCTCGCGCACTTCAACCGCGAGCGCATTCCGGAGCGGATCGTGCACGCCCGGGGCGCCGGGGCGTACGGCACCTTCACGCTGACCCGCGACGTCTCGCAGTGGACGCGTGCGAAGTTCCTCTCCGAGGTCGGCAAGCAGACCGAGACCTTCCTGCGCTTCTCGACCGTCGCGGGCAACCTCGGCTCGGCCGACGCGGTGCGTGACCCCCGCGGCTTCGCGCTGAAGTTCTACACCGAGGACGGCAACTACGACCTCGTCGGCAACAACACCCCGGTGTTCTTCATCAAGGACGCCATCAAGTTCCCCGACTTCATCCACACCCAGAAGCGCGACCCGTACACCGGCTCGCAGGAGGCGGACAACGTCTGGGACTTCTGGGGCCTGTCGCCCGAGTCCACCCACCAGGTGACCTGGCTCTTCGGTGACCGCGGCATCCCGGCCACGCTGCGCCACATGAACGGGTACGGCTCGCACACCTACCAGTGGAACAACGAGGCCGGCGAGGTCTTCTGGGTCAAGTACCACTTCAAGACCGACCAGGGCATCAAGAACCTCACCCAGGACGAGGCCAACAAGCTCGCCGGCGAGGACCCGGACAGCCACCAGCGCGATCTGCGCGAGGCCATCGAGCGCGCCGACTTCCCGTCCTGGACCGTGCAGGTCCAGATCATGCCGGCGGCCGAGGCGGCCGCGTACCGCTTCAACCCCTTCGACCTCACCAAGGTGTGGCCGCACGAGGACTACCCGCCGGTGGAGATCGGCAAGCTGGAGCTCAACCGGAACCCGGAGAACGTCTTCGCGGAGACCGAGCAGTCGATCTTCAGCCCCGCGCACTTCGTGCCCGGCATCGGTCCGTCCCCGGACAAGATGCTCCAGGGACGTCTCTTCGCGTACGGCGACGCGCACCGCTACCGCGTCGGCATCAACGCCGACCACCTGCCGGTGAACCGTCCGCACGCCACCGAGGCGCGCACGCACAGCCGTGACGGCTACCTGTACGACGGCCGCCACAAGGGTGCGAAGAACTACGAGCCGAACAGCTTCGGCGGTCCGGTCCAGACGGACCGGCCGCTGTGGCAGCCCGTCCCGGTCACCGGCGACACCGGCACCCACGAGGCCGCCGTACACGCCGAGGACAACGACTTCGTCCAGGCCGGCAACCTCTACCGGCTCTACTCCGAGGACGAGAAGGCCCGGCTGATCGACAACCTCGCCGGGTTCATCTCGAAGGTCTCGCGCGACGACATCGCCGAGCGCGCGATCAACAACTTCCGCCAGGCCGACGGCGACTTCGGCAAGCGCCTGGAAGCCGCGGTCCAGGCCCTGCGCGGCTGAGGCCTGCCGGCCGGTCGCGGGCAGTCGCCGGCACCTGCGGGGTGGGGCGGCGAATGAGCTGTCCCACCCGGCGCCGGCCGGGCGTCCGGGTGCCCGTTCAGCCGACCAGCTCCACGGGATGGCGTCCGGCCGCTGCCCAGCAGCGGATGATGTCGCGCACCGACACCACGCCGACCGGACCGGCGTCGTCCAGCACGATCAGATGCCGGAAGCCGCCGTGCGCCATGACCTCGGCCGCCTCCTCCAGCGTCCAGGCGGGCGCCGCGAAGACCACGTCAGTGGTGGTGTGGGTGGAAGCCGTCTCGATATCGGGGTTCTGGCCCGATCCGATCGCGTTGAGGATGTCGCGCTCGGTGAGAATGCCGAGGCCGCAGGTGTCCGGGTCGTGGACGACAGCTGCTCCGATACGGCGTGCCGACATGAGCCGGGCCGCCTGGCGGAGGGTGTGGGTGGGGCCGATGGTGAGGACCACCGTACTCATGGCGTCACGGACGAGCATGAAAGGAGCCACCTCCTTCGTGAAGCGACTGCGTGAGCCGATTCACAAGTTCACAAGCAGGGGGACTCTCAGGGTCGCACTGTTGGGGAGCGGCAACAAGAGGTGGTGAGGATCATTCGAGGGGCGTGCGGTGGTGCGGCACGCCCCTCGTGGTTACCGGTGCGCCTGCTGAGGCGTCCGGCACGGCTGATCCTGTTCAGGCGTTTGACCGGCACCGATGGACCCGTACCGAACCCGTACCGGGGGCTCGCCCCGGTGGGCTGTCCCGGCGGGGCCCGTTCCGGCCGGGGTCAGTAGCGCTGGTTCAGATATCCCAGCAGTTCGTGGTGGAGTGTCCCGTTCGAGGCCGCCGCGTTGCCGCCGCCCGGTCCGGAGACTCCGTCCAGGCTGGTGAACCGGCCGCCCGCCTCCTGCACGATGATCGCGTTCGCCGCCATGTCCCAGAGCGAGAGCTCCGGCTCCGCGCAGATGTCGACCGATCCCTCGGCGACCATCATGTAGGGCCAGAAGTCCCCGTACCCGCGGGTGCGCCAGCAGGCCCGGGTCAGATCCATGAATCCGTCGAGCCTGCCCTGCTCCTCCCAGCCGGTCAGGGAGGAGTAGGCGAGCGACGCGTCCGCGATCCGCTCCACCTTCGACACCTGCAGCCGGGACGCCGAGGTCAGGCTGCGGCCGGAGAACGCCCCCGCGCCCTTCGCCGCCCACCAGCGCCGGTTCAGCGCGGGCGCGGACACCAGGCCGACCACCGGCTGGAAACCGTCCTCACCGGCCTCCATCAGTGAGATCAGCGTCGCCCAGACCGGCACGCCGCGTACGTAGTTCTTGGTGCCGTCGATCGGGTCGATCACCCAGCGCCGGGGGCCGGTCCCCTCGATCCCGTACTCCTCGCCCAGAATCGCGTCGCGCGGGCGGGCCCGATGGAGGTGGCCGCGGATCAGCTCCTCGGCGGCCTTGTCGGCCTCGGTCACCGGTGTCATGTCCGGCTTCGTCTCGACCTTGAGGTCCAGAGCCTTGAACCGGTCCATCGTCGTCGCGTCGGCGGCGTCCGCCAGCACGTGGGCGAGGCGCAGATCATCGTGGTAGTCGGGCATGACCGCCACAGTATCGACCGCGGATCAACAGAGCCACATGACCCTGACGCTGTGTGGACGCTTGACAGCGCGCAGGAGCGCATCAACTCTGAAACGCAGAGCCCCGGCGTGGGAGGCAACGATGCCGACAGCGCGAGAAGCACTGCTGGACGCGGCCCTCGCGGCCGTGACCGGCCGGCCCTGGCCGACCGTGCGGATGGTCGATGTGGCCGCTGCCGCCGGGGTCTCCCGGCAGACCCTCTACAACGAGTTCGGCAGCAAGGACGGGCTGGCCCGCGCCCTGGTCCGGCGGGCTGCCGACGCCTATCTGGACGGCGTCGAACGGGCACTGGGATCGGCCGGCGGCACGGGCGACAAGCTGGCCGCCACCGCCGCCTGGACGGTCCGGGCCACCCGGACGAACGTACTGGTCAGAGGGTTGCTCACGGGCTGCTGGGGGGACCGGTTACCGTGCCCGGCCGACCTGGTCCGCTCGCCCCGCTTCCCCATACCGGCGCAGCGCCCGGCCGATGCCGGACCGCCGACGCCCGCCGAGCTGCTCGGCCAGGTCCGGGACCGCGCGGTGGCCGCCCTGGACGGGGGACGCCCGCCGCACGACCCGGCGGCCCTGGCCGTGACCTGCGAACTCGCGCTGCGGCTAGCCCTGTCGTACGCACTGGTGCCGGCTCCTGCGGGGACCGAGGGGGAGGTGGCACCGCTGGTGAGCCACGTGGTGGAGCGGGCCCCGGACGCCGCCGCCTGAGCGGGGCGGCCGCGGACGGCACGGGCAGGGCCGCGGGTCAGTGGGTGGAACCCGAGAGCTGGAGCCCGATCACGCCGAGGATCACCAGCGAGATCGAGACCAGCTTGAGCGTGGAGACCACGTCGTCGAGGAAGACCATGCCGTAGATCGCGGTGCCCGCCGCGCCGATACCGGTCCACACCGCGTAGGCGGGTCCGACGTCGAGCTTCTTCAGCGACATGGTCAGCAGACCGAAGCTGCCGAGCGCGAAGACACAGAACGCGATGGTCGGCCAGAGCCGGGTGAAGCCGTGCGAGAGCTTGAGGCAGACGGCGAAGCCCGTCTCCAGAAGTCCCGCGACCACGACCAGCAGCCACGCCATCGTCAGTGCCCCTCCCGCATCGGTGACCGCCGTGTACCGCTGGGCGTGATTCGTGATTATGCACTTACCGGTGGCGAGTGATCGCAAACGTGCCCGGATCAGTCGCCTTCGCGTCGCTCCCGCGTGGACAGCAGCCGGTGCAGCGAGTCCAGCCGGGCCGGATCGGCGTGCCCCGCCGCCACCCAGGCATCCAGCGCGCATTCCGGTTGCCGGCTGTCGTGGGTGCAGCCGCGCGGGCACTCCTCGGTGCCGGGCTGGAGGTCGGGGAAGGCGTTGATGACCCGGGACGGGTCGATGTGGTGCAGGCCGAAGGAGCGGACGCCGGGGGTGTCGATGACCCAGCCCCGGTAGTCCGGCAGCGGGAGCGCCAGAGCCGACGTGGTGGTGTGGCGGCCCCGCCCGGTGACCGCGTTGACCACTCCGGTCGTGCGCCGCCTGTCCTTCGGCACCAGCGCGTTGACCAGCGTGGTCTTCCCGACTCCGGAGTGCCCGACGAACGCGGTCACCCGGTCGTTCAGCTGCTCTCGGACCCGTTCCGCAGCGTCGCCGTTCTCCAGCTCCTCGCGGTTGGTGACGATGAACGGCACGCCCAGCGGGGTGTACGCCTCCAGCAGCTTGTCCGGGGAGGCCAGATCGGACTTGGTCAGCACCAGGAGGGGGGAGAGCCCACCGTCGTACGCGGCGACCAGACAGCGGTCGATCATGCGCGGACGGGGTTCCGGATCGGCCAGCGCCGTGACGATCGCGAGCTGGTCGGCGTTGGCCACCACCACCCGCTCGAACGGATCGTCGTCGTCCGCCGTCCGGCGCAGCACCGAGCGGCGTTCACCGATCCGGACGATCCGGGCGAGGGTGTCCTTGTCGCCGGACAGATCGCCGACGATGGAGACGGTGTCACCCACCACCGCTGCCTTGCGGCCCAGTTCACGGGCCTTCATCGCGATGACCGTGCGGCCCTCGACGAGACAGGTGAGGCGGCCGCGGTCGACGGTGAGGACCATGCCCTCCTCGGCGTCCTCGTGCTTGGGACGGATATGCGTACGAGGCCGGTTGCCCTTGCGGTTGGGGCGGACCCGGATGTCGTCCTCGTCGGGGTTCTTGCCGTAGCGGCGCATGTCTCAGACCCCGAGCATTCGGGTCCACATCTGCGGGAAGTCCGGCAGGGTCTTGGCGGTGGTCGCCACGTTCTCGATCTCCACTCCCGGGACGGCAAGGCCGATGATCGACCCCGCGGTGGCCATCCGGTGGTCGTCGTACGTATGGAAGGTACCGCCGTGCAGCGGTCGCGGCCGGATGTGGAGGCCGTCCGCGGTCTCGGTGACGTCGCCGCCCAGCTCGTTGATCTCCTTGGTGAGCGCGGCCAGCCGGTCCGTCTCGTGCAGCCGCAGATGGGCCACGCCGCTCAGGGTGGAGGGGGAGTCGGCCAGGGCCGCGACCGCCGCGATGCCCGGGGTCAGCTCGCCGACCTCCCCGAGGTCGACTTCGATGCCGTGGATGCGGCCGGAGCCGGTGAAGGTGAGTCCGTGCTCGGTCAGCTCGCAGCTGCCGCCCATGGCGGTGAAGATGTCGCGCAGCGCGTCACCCGGCTGTGTGGTGCTCAGCGGCCAGTCCGGCACGGTGACCCGGCCGCCGGTGACCAGCGCCGCGGCCAGGAACGGCTGGGCGTTGGACAGGTCCGGCTCGATGGTCAGGTCGCGGCCGAGCAGCGCCGAGTGGGAGACCCGCCAGACGTTCGGTTCGCCGCCCGTCTCCGGCTCGTCGACCTGGGCGCCGACCGCCCGCAGCATGTCGACGGTCATCCGGATGTGCGGCATGGACGGCAGCCGGGCGCCGGTGTGGCGTACCTCCACGCCCTGGTTGAAGCGCGGCGCCGACAGCAGCAGCGCCGAGACGAACTGGGAGGACGATGAGGCGTCGATCGCGACCGGGCCGCCGTCCAGCACGCCGACGCCGTGCACGGTCATCGGCAGCGAGCCGCGGCCGTCGTCGTCGATCCGGGCGCCGAGCACCCGCAGGGCGTCGATCACCCCGTTCAGCGGGCGCTCGTAGGACCGCGGGTCACCGTCGAAGTGGACCGGGCCGTCGGCGAGGGCCGCCACCGGGGGCAGGAAGCGCATGACCGTGCCGGCGTTGCCGACGTCGATGGTGACCGGGCCGTGCAGACCGGCCGGGATGACCCGCCAGGCCTCGCCGGAGCCGTCCGGGCCGCCCGCGACGGAGGAGCTGGAGGACACCGTCTCCTCGATGCCGACGCCCATCGCGCGCAGCGCGTCGGCCATCAGCAGGGTGTCGCGGGAGCGCAGCGGGCGGCGCAGCCAGCCGGGCTCCGAGGAGAGCGCGGCCAGCACCAGTGCGCGATTGGTGACCGACTTCGATCCGGGCACGGTGACGGTCGCGTCGACGGCTCCGCTCGCATGCGGGGCGGGCCAGAGGGCGGGGTGCACGGAACTTTCGGTCATGACGCTCACTTTAGACCGACCTCCGCCAACCCGGATCTAGATCAAATGCGTGGAAACCTGGACGTAACGCAGGGGTGGTGAAGGAAGCGAGGTCACAGACCCAGCATCCAGCGCCCGCCGCCGATCAGTGAGCAGAGCGACACGGCGTGGAACAGGAACAGCCACAGCGCGGCCGGTACGTCCGTCAGCCGCGACAACTGGTCCGCGTCCGAGTCCGGCGCACCGCCGTGCCGCCGCTTGGACTGCAGCTCGAACGCCGGACGCACACCGCCCAGCAGCAGGAACCAGACCGCACTGTAGGCGAACAGCGACTGCCAGTCGGGCGAGGCCAGCCACGACATCAGCAGGAAGAGCGAACCGGTGAAGATCACCGCCAGCGCCCCGTACACATTGCGGATCATCACCAGCATCACCGCGAGCAGCGCCGTGGCCAGCCACAGCAGCAGCGTGATCCGCCCGTTGACCAGCAGCCACGCGCCGCCGAGCCCCAGCAGCGGCGGCGCGGTGTAACCCGCCGCCGCGGTGAGGACCATGCCGATGCCGGTCGGCTTGCCGCGGCTCACCGTCAGGCCGCTGGTGTCCGAGTGCAGCCGGATGCCCGAGAGCTGCCGCCCGGTGAGCAGGGCGACCAGTCCGTGACCACCCTCGTGGGCGATGGTGATCGCGTTGCGGGTCAGCCGCCATATGACGTTGGGGACGACGGCGATGAGCGCGGCCGTGGCGGTGACCACGACCAGCCACTGCTCGGGGGCCGGCTGAGTACCGAAGACGCGGTCCCACAGATTGCCGAGATCGGTGCTGTCCATGGGGTGGGCGGCTCCTTGCGGTGTTGACGTGAGGTGTTCGCGTCCGGTCGGGACGGCGGTCGTGGCAGTCTGGCACTTATGTGCGGACGGTATGCAGCGAGTCGGCGGCCCGGGGATCTGACCGGACTCTTCCAGGTGGAGAAGTGGGAACCGGCCGAGGCGCTGGAGCCCGATTACAACGTGGCGCCGACCAAGGAGGTCTACGCCGTACTGGAGCGTCCGGTGAAAGACGCGGATGACCAGCGTCCGGTTCGCCAGCTGCGCGCACTGAAATGGGGACTCGTCCCTTCCTGGGCCAGAACACCGGAGGGCGGCGCCCGGATGATCAACGCCCGCGCCGAGACGGTGCACGAGAAGCCGTCCTTCCGCCGCCCCTTCGTCTCGCGGCGCTGCATCCTGCCGGCCGACGGCTATTACGAGTGGGTGACCGGCAGCGAGGAGCGGCAGCTGGAGGAGAAGGGCCGCAGGAAGCGGCCCCGC
It contains:
- the aroA gene encoding 3-phosphoshikimate 1-carboxyvinyltransferase is translated as MTESSVHPALWPAPHASGAVDATVTVPGSKSVTNRALVLAALSSEPGWLRRPLRSRDTLLMADALRAMGVGIEETVSSSSSVAGGPDGSGEAWRVIPAGLHGPVTIDVGNAGTVMRFLPPVAALADGPVHFDGDPRSYERPLNGVIDALRVLGARIDDDGRGSLPMTVHGVGVLDGGPVAIDASSSSQFVSALLLSAPRFNQGVEVRHTGARLPSMPHIRMTVDMLRAVGAQVDEPETGGEPNVWRVSHSALLGRDLTIEPDLSNAQPFLAAALVTGGRVTVPDWPLSTTQPGDALRDIFTAMGGSCELTEHGLTFTGSGRIHGIEVDLGEVGELTPGIAAVAALADSPSTLSGVAHLRLHETDRLAALTKEINELGGDVTETADGLHIRPRPLHGGTFHTYDDHRMATAGSIIGLAVPGVEIENVATTAKTLPDFPQMWTRMLGV
- a CDS encoding M50 family metallopeptidase, with amino-acid sequence MDSTDLGNLWDRVFGTQPAPEQWLVVVTATAALIAVVPNVIWRLTRNAITIAHEGGHGLVALLTGRQLSGIRLHSDTSGLTVSRGKPTGIGMVLTAAAGYTAPPLLGLGGAWLLVNGRITLLLWLATALLAVMLVMIRNVYGALAVIFTGSLFLLMSWLASPDWQSLFAYSAVWFLLLGGVRPAFELQSKRRHGGAPDSDADQLSRLTDVPAALWLFLFHAVSLCSLIGGGRWMLGL